A window from Carassius auratus strain Wakin chromosome 48, ASM336829v1, whole genome shotgun sequence encodes these proteins:
- the LOC113065297 gene encoding growth hormone-releasing hormone receptor-like, translating to MTDCDSVHSGIAFSMKDVACKVSVVFCHYCIMTNFFWLLVEAVYLNFLLVSAFPRSRRCLWSFALLGWGFPLVCIILWICSRLYFEDTECWDINEDSPYWWIIKGPIVVSIGVNFFLFVNIIRILVQKLNPRLIQFNNSAQYRRLTKSTLLLIPLFGTHYMVFSFLPDYFNVSLRLCIELCLGSFQGLIVAVLYCFLNQEVQNEIRLRWMRNQEGSYVVVPVGAKGSQMDTPF from the exons ATGACTGATTGTGActcagtgcattctgggattgctttCTCCATGAAGGAT gtggCCTGTAAGGTGTCAGTGgtattttgtcattattgcaTCATGACTAATTTCTTCTGGTTGCTGGTTGAAGCCGTGTATCTGAACTTTCTGCTGGTCTCGGCCTTCCCGCGCAGCCGCCGCTGTCTCTGGAGTTTCGCTCTTCTGGGCTGGG GTTTTCCCCTGGTCTGCATCATCCTCTGGATCTGCTCTAGACTATATTTTGAGGACACAGA GTGTTGGGACATAAATGAAGATTCTCCTTATTGGTGGATCATCAAGGGTCCAATTGTGGTGTCCATAGGG GTGAACTTCTTTCTCTTCGTGAACATCATCAGGATTCTGGTGCAGAAACTGAACCCTCGCTTGATCCAGTTCAACAATTCGGCTCAGTACAG ACGACTGACCAAGTCCACCCTCCTCCTCATCCCTCTCTTCGGCACTCATTACATGGTCTTCAGCTTTCTCCCAGACTACTTCAACGTGAGCCTGCGGCTGTGCATCGAGCTGTGTCTGGGCTCCTTCCAG GGTCTTATTGTGGCGGTTCTctactgtttcctgaaccaggaG GTTCAGAATGAAATACGCTTACGATGGATGCGAAATCAAGAGGGGAGTTACGTTGTCGTCCCTGTTGGAGCCAAAGGAAGTCAGATGGATACTCCATTCTAG